A genomic stretch from Hemitrygon akajei chromosome 10, sHemAka1.3, whole genome shotgun sequence includes:
- the LOC140734063 gene encoding P2Y purinoceptor 4-like gives MATRTLLNYHLNSAALTSSYSTYSEHVPLQTTSANSSGSGGKNGSCHFKEDFKYILLPVSYGAVCVVGLILNTTALWMFVRKMRPWTVNIIFMFNLAISDVLYVLSLPLLAYYYANHNHWPFGVLLCKLTRFLFYANLYSSILFLTCISVHRYLGVCYPIQSLRWMNVNRAWIVCILVWTSVIICLIPNLIFVTTSRRGKSMLCHDTTRREDFPQYVFYSSAVMVILFVIPFFIITFCYSVMTRRLSKTHISGFRPTPSNVKNKAIKIIIIVLLVFFLCFVPFHITRTIYYTFRVLKKNCQALNLVNFTYKITRPLASINSCIDPILYFLAGDNYRGKFMHATWRRKARVQMSVPNTICEHKMSKQSVDRSVSACAVTMDQECD, from the coding sequence ATGGCAACAAGAACACTACTGAACTATCATCTGAACTCGGCTGCATTAACATCCTCGTATAGCACATATTCCGAACATGTGCCACTGCAAACTACCTCTGCTAACAGTAGTGGCTCTGGTGGTAAAAATGGCAGCTGCCATTTTAAGGAGGACTTCAAATACATCTTATTGCCTGTGTCATATGGAGCGGTGTGTGTGGTGGGCCTAATTCTCAATACCACAGCACTTTGGATGTTTGTTCGTAAAATGAGGCCATGGACTGTCAACATAATCTTTATGTTTAACTTGGCCATTTCAGATGTTCTTTATGTGTTATCTTTGCCACTCCTTGCATATTACTATGCCAATCATAATCACTGGCCGTTCGGCGTCCTCCTTTGTAAGTTGACCCGCTTCCTCTTTTATGCCAACCTGTACtccagcatcctctttcttaCCTGCATCAGTGTCCACAGGTACTTGGGTGTGTGCTACCCTATTCAATCGCTCAGGTGGATGAATGTGAATCGTGCCTGGATTGTGTGCATCCTGGTCTGGACATCCGTCATAATCTGCCTTATTCCCAATTTAATCTTTGTCACAACAAGCAGGCGGGGCAAAAGCATGCTGTGCCATGACACAACCCGCAGGGAGGACTTCCCACAGTATGTTTTCTACAGTTCTGCTGTCATGGTGATCCTTTTTGTCATTCCCTTCTTCATCATTACCTTCTGTTACAGTGTAATGACCAGAAGACTCAGCAAAACACACATATCTGGTTTCAGGCCAACCCCGTCCAATGTCAAGAACAAAGCCATTAAAATTATCATCATCGTGTTGCTTGTCTTTTTCCTATGTTTTGTACCTTTCCACATCACAAGGACAATATATTATACCTTTAGGGTACTCAAGAAGAACTGCCAAGCACTTAATCTTGTGAACTTCACATACAAGATCACAAGGCCCCTGGCCAGCATCAACAGCTGCATTGACCCCATTTTGTATTTCCTAGCTGGGGACAACTACCGAGGGAAATTTATGCATGCCACATGGAGAAGAAAGGCTCGTGTTCAAATGTCAGTACCAAACACAATATGTGAGCACAAAATGAGCAAGCAATCAGTGGACAGATCTGTCTCTGCCTGTGCAGTGACCATGGATCAGGAATGTGATTGA